Proteins from a genomic interval of Mesobacillus sp. S13:
- a CDS encoding DUF58 domain-containing protein, whose product MQWKKIVIEDRFLSILAFLGFLLLIASFYINSWLMFGAGLMILFIAGGNTYYLKHIGKGLLFDNERKRNRFFIGDKGEWTLQFLNQGLPIMKGNLSIYFDSAVVPFSGEYHIHSSKVDVSLPFSVGQKEKITITIPFVAEKRGLSKIRKIELHIPHFFGFGDTILEFTDVINMEALVYPKTIAVQNMDKHKSVKPGHNPSFFSLFEDNMGPIGTRDYLPTDSFNRINWKASARKMVLQTKEYERINEAGAVLFVNISDGYSVTSKLEFLMSSTAEMAYYFHRRNIPFSLCMNIRSAGFTPFTYLPLGSGKDHLQKLLDLLAMADFHSPTIPYEQLLFFYKRHLPIAPTMIHAGIRTAGADAMIQEWKNAGVQLFELRSHNEQALLEPMNILLKDVAGK is encoded by the coding sequence ATGCAGTGGAAAAAAATCGTCATTGAAGACCGTTTTCTATCCATTTTGGCTTTTCTCGGGTTCCTATTGCTGATTGCAAGCTTTTACATAAATTCCTGGCTGATGTTTGGGGCAGGGTTGATGATCCTGTTTATTGCTGGTGGGAATACGTATTATCTGAAGCATATTGGAAAGGGTTTGTTGTTTGATAATGAACGTAAGCGGAATCGCTTTTTTATCGGAGACAAAGGAGAATGGACTCTACAATTTCTCAATCAAGGTCTTCCAATCATGAAAGGCAATCTCTCCATCTATTTTGATAGTGCGGTTGTCCCTTTTTCAGGAGAGTATCATATCCATTCTTCAAAGGTGGATGTAAGCCTGCCATTTTCGGTGGGACAAAAAGAAAAAATCACTATCACTATCCCTTTTGTCGCAGAAAAGCGAGGATTATCAAAAATCAGGAAAATAGAGCTCCATATACCGCACTTCTTTGGTTTCGGAGATACGATCCTCGAGTTCACTGATGTTATCAATATGGAGGCCCTTGTCTATCCAAAAACAATTGCAGTGCAAAATATGGATAAACACAAATCAGTTAAGCCTGGTCATAATCCATCCTTTTTTTCATTGTTCGAAGACAATATGGGACCTATAGGCACACGGGATTATTTGCCAACAGACAGCTTCAACCGAATCAATTGGAAAGCAAGTGCAAGGAAAATGGTCCTGCAAACGAAGGAATATGAGCGGATCAATGAGGCGGGGGCCGTATTGTTCGTCAATATTTCTGATGGATACTCAGTGACCAGCAAGCTTGAATTTTTGATGAGCAGTACAGCGGAAATGGCCTATTACTTTCATCGAAGAAACATTCCCTTCTCGCTTTGCATGAATATTAGGTCTGCTGGATTCACACCGTTTACTTATCTGCCATTAGGATCTGGTAAGGACCATCTGCAAAAGCTTCTTGATTTGCTGGCAATGGCAGATTTCCATTCACCAACGATTCCGTATGAGCAACTGCTGTTCTTTTATAAAAGGCATTTACCGATTGCACCGACCATGATCCATGCCGGTATTCGGACAGCAGGAGCAGATGCAATGATCCAGGAATGGAAAAATGCTGGTGTCCAGTTATTCGAGCTGAGATCGCATAATGAACAGGCATTACTTGAGCCGATGAATATTTTATTGAAGGATGTGGCAGGCAAATGA
- a CDS encoding NAD(P)-dependent oxidoreductase, whose amino-acid sequence MLSKEDTVIGFIGTGVMGKSMAGHLLEAGYQLTVYTRTKEKAADLLEKGAVWSDSPRAIVQKADVIFTIVGYPSDVEEVYLGEDGLIANAKPGSYLIDMTTSTPSLAKRIHEKAKDKGIHAIDAPVSGGDIGAREARLAIMAGGNNEAFLQVEPLLNILGTNIVHQGEAGAGQHTKMCNQIAIATNMVGVCEAIIYAEKAGLDPETVLKSISTGAAGSWSLSNLAPRMVDGNFEPGFYIKHFIKDMKIALDEAMRMDMEVPGLSLALSLYEQLAEKGEENSGTQALYKYWKQS is encoded by the coding sequence ATGCTGTCTAAGGAAGATACGGTGATTGGTTTTATTGGTACTGGAGTTATGGGAAAGAGTATGGCAGGGCATTTACTCGAGGCGGGCTATCAGCTCACTGTCTATACTAGAACGAAGGAGAAGGCAGCTGATTTGCTGGAAAAAGGAGCTGTTTGGTCAGATTCACCTCGTGCCATCGTACAGAAGGCGGATGTCATTTTTACGATTGTCGGGTATCCCTCTGATGTGGAGGAAGTTTATTTGGGTGAAGACGGACTGATCGCCAATGCAAAGCCAGGCAGTTATTTAATTGATATGACGACGTCGACTCCTTCCCTGGCAAAAAGGATTCATGAAAAGGCAAAAGATAAAGGCATTCACGCAATCGATGCCCCTGTTTCTGGAGGTGATATCGGTGCCCGTGAGGCAAGGCTCGCCATTATGGCAGGCGGTAATAATGAGGCTTTCCTTCAGGTCGAACCTCTTCTCAATATCCTTGGAACGAATATTGTTCACCAAGGTGAGGCTGGTGCTGGGCAGCACACGAAGATGTGCAACCAAATTGCAATTGCCACCAATATGGTTGGTGTATGTGAAGCGATTATTTATGCGGAAAAAGCGGGTTTGGATCCGGAAACTGTATTGAAAAGCATATCGACGGGAGCAGCAGGCAGCTGGTCTCTTTCCAATCTGGCACCTAGGATGGTTGACGGAAATTTCGAGCCAGGGTTTTACATCAAGCACTTTATCAAGGATATGAAAATCGCCTTGGATGAAGCAATGCGGATGGATATGGAAGTGCCTGGTCTGTCGCTTGCATTATCATTATATGAACAACTTGCGGAAAAAGGCGAAGAAAACAGCGGCACACAGGCGCTGTATAAGTACTGGAAACAATCATAA
- a CDS encoding L,D-transpeptidase family protein has product MYHIVKRGETLAVIAANYRRPFQQILGANPSITNPALIYPGQRILIPGLPDPASIPFSISVSLSGKRLTLYRSGRQVKTYPVGIGKMLTQTPVGEFVIVNREPNPGGPYGVMWLSLSKLGYGIHGTNNPASIGKAVSKGCIRMHNKDVLELARQVPNGTRVTITR; this is encoded by the coding sequence ATGTATCATATTGTTAAAAGAGGCGAAACGCTCGCAGTGATTGCCGCCAACTATCGCAGACCATTTCAGCAAATACTTGGAGCTAACCCCAGTATTACAAATCCCGCACTGATCTATCCTGGCCAACGAATCCTGATTCCGGGACTCCCTGACCCTGCTTCAATCCCTTTCTCAATCTCGGTATCATTGAGCGGTAAGAGGCTTACACTTTATCGTTCCGGCAGACAAGTGAAAACTTATCCGGTCGGCATTGGAAAAATGCTGACGCAAACTCCTGTTGGTGAATTTGTGATTGTGAACAGGGAACCTAATCCCGGCGGCCCATACGGCGTCATGTGGCTGTCATTATCGAAGCTCGGTTATGGCATACATGGTACAAACAATCCCGCATCGATTGGCAAGGCCGTTTCGAAGGGATGTATTCGCATGCATAATAAGGATGTACTAGAGTTGGCAAGGCAAGTACCGAATGGAACCAGAGTAACGATCACACGATAG
- a CDS encoding phosphocarrier protein HPr: MVQKQFKVVAETGIHARPATMLVQAASKFDSEVHLEYKEKKVNLKSIMGVMSLGIGQGAEITIIAEGSDEQDALNTLEETLKKEGLAE; this comes from the coding sequence ATGGTACAAAAACAATTCAAGGTTGTTGCTGAAACAGGAATCCACGCTCGCCCTGCTACAATGCTGGTACAGGCTGCAAGCAAGTTCGATTCAGAAGTACACTTAGAATATAAAGAGAAAAAGGTTAACCTTAAGTCAATCATGGGTGTTATGTCATTAGGGATCGGCCAGGGAGCAGAAATCACAATCATCGCTGAAGGAAGCGACGAGCAAGATGCTCTTAATACATTGGAAGAAACTTTGAAAAAAGAAGGTTTAGCTGAATAA
- the ptsP gene encoding phosphoenolpyruvate--protein phosphotransferase: MGFLQGIAASNGIAIAKAYKLVEPDFSFEKKTIDAPAEEIARFQSALQTAKAELEKIRDHAGTALGADKAAIFDAHLLVLSDPELISPIEDKIKTENVNAEHALKETADMFIGMFESMDNEYMKERAADIRDVTKRVLAHLLGIQIPNPSMIAEEVVIVAEDLTPSDTAQLNRQFVKGFTTNIGGRTSHSAIMARSMEIPAVVGTKAATEEINNGDIVVVDGLKGEVHFNPTPEVLEAYKKIQEDFEKQKAEWAKLVNEKSVTADGHHVELAANIGTPKDLKGVVENGGEGVGLYRTEFLYMDRDQLPTEEEQYTAYKAVLEGMEGKPVVVRTLDIGGDKELPYLNLPKEMNPFLGFRAIRLCLEEVDIFRTQLRALLRASVHGNLKVMFPMIATLNEFREAKAMLEEERAKLVKEGVEVAEHIELGIMVEIPSTAVLADQFAKEVDFFSIGTNDLIQYTMAADRMNQQVSYLYQPYNPSILRLVKMVIDAAHKEGKWAGMCGEMAGDETAIPILLGLGLDEFSMSASSILKARSLIRNLNKADMEKLASSVLNMSTTEEVVEAVNKAVSL; this comes from the coding sequence ATGGGCTTTCTTCAAGGTATTGCAGCTTCAAATGGCATTGCGATCGCGAAAGCCTATAAGCTGGTAGAACCGGATTTTTCTTTTGAAAAAAAGACCATCGATGCGCCTGCTGAAGAAATCGCCCGTTTTCAGTCAGCACTTCAGACAGCAAAAGCTGAGCTGGAAAAAATCCGTGACCATGCTGGAACTGCTTTAGGAGCTGATAAAGCAGCCATTTTTGATGCTCATCTTCTAGTATTAAGCGATCCAGAATTGATTTCACCCATCGAAGATAAGATCAAAACTGAAAATGTCAATGCAGAGCATGCATTAAAAGAAACGGCAGATATGTTCATTGGCATGTTCGAATCCATGGACAATGAATATATGAAAGAAAGAGCGGCAGATATCCGCGATGTAACAAAACGGGTATTAGCTCATTTGCTTGGAATCCAGATTCCTAATCCTAGCATGATTGCTGAAGAAGTTGTCATCGTGGCTGAGGACCTGACACCTTCGGATACTGCTCAATTGAATCGCCAGTTTGTCAAAGGCTTCACAACGAATATCGGTGGCCGGACTTCACACTCTGCGATCATGGCTCGTTCAATGGAAATTCCTGCAGTTGTAGGCACAAAGGCAGCAACAGAAGAAATCAACAATGGGGATATCGTCGTTGTTGACGGATTGAAGGGCGAAGTTCATTTCAATCCTACTCCTGAAGTGCTTGAAGCCTATAAGAAGATCCAGGAAGATTTCGAAAAGCAAAAAGCTGAGTGGGCTAAACTTGTCAATGAAAAGTCTGTAACGGCTGATGGCCATCATGTTGAACTTGCAGCGAATATCGGTACACCTAAGGATTTAAAGGGTGTAGTTGAAAATGGCGGCGAGGGTGTAGGTCTTTATCGTACAGAGTTCCTTTACATGGACAGGGACCAGCTTCCTACTGAAGAGGAACAATATACAGCATATAAAGCTGTGCTTGAGGGCATGGAAGGAAAGCCGGTTGTTGTTCGTACATTGGACATCGGCGGCGACAAAGAACTTCCATACTTAAACTTGCCAAAAGAAATGAATCCTTTCCTTGGCTTCAGGGCTATTCGCCTTTGCCTTGAGGAAGTGGATATTTTCCGTACACAACTCCGCGCGCTATTGCGGGCTAGTGTCCATGGCAATCTGAAAGTGATGTTTCCTATGATCGCAACTCTGAACGAGTTCAGGGAAGCGAAAGCAATGCTTGAAGAAGAAAGAGCAAAATTGGTTAAAGAAGGCGTCGAGGTTGCTGAACACATTGAGCTCGGTATCATGGTTGAGATTCCTTCCACTGCAGTCCTTGCAGACCAGTTCGCTAAAGAAGTCGACTTCTTCAGTATCGGGACAAACGATTTGATCCAATACACAATGGCAGCGGACAGGATGAACCAGCAAGTGTCATACTTGTACCAGCCATACAACCCATCGATTCTTCGTCTTGTGAAAATGGTCATTGATGCGGCTCATAAAGAAGGTAAGTGGGCTGGAATGTGCGGAGAAATGGCCGGAGATGAAACAGCGATTCCAATCCTGCTTGGCCTCGGCCTTGATGAGTTCTCAATGAGTGCCTCTTCCATCCTGAAAGCACGTTCATTGATCAGGAACTTAAACAAAGCAGATATGGAAAAACTGGCTTCAAGCGTTCTCAACATGAGCACTACTGAAGAAGTGGTCGAAGCAGTAAACAAGGCTGTTTCTTTGTAA
- a CDS encoding M1 family metallopeptidase, whose translation MKKVMMFLLAITLISACSHTPNTLQEKKELKAHLGKGHVSKETSVEKKIVGIPEYPKAAQRKIVKGGPDDSISNFRPDPIQNENKATYKLDLTMDSEEKFTVTAEVKVENISKDEWNEIVFYFIPNAFTEENKPESLKNAAEVSISSIELDGEKADYLLDHDTLYLPLEESFKPGEERSVTVRYTLTVPEFGFRLSNNFNNIYLAEWYPMLATYHSGWRKEDYIVSGESYFTDYSDFKVKYSLPEEYMVLSTADNDPANPSASGELESQNVKEFYMALIKNMEVVQQTAGDVEVRVAGVASTESLKQILDKSVNVLNYFSAKLSPYPQKQIDIITDEGGMEYPGIVTIGPFNEGHKDEGRGSQYFALIHEIAHQWFYGTVNNDPYYDVFIDEGLTNFATYLFLIGHDKKTPEETFAFAEQHAARTTALAHLPLHEYLNGGFMGANYEIPPLKLWELTGGEKEAFDYLSKYVELYSYQEVDTAEWIRFTKSYFKLNDDQFFQEWISYE comes from the coding sequence ATGAAGAAGGTGATGATGTTCTTATTAGCAATAACTCTGATATCTGCATGCAGTCATACTCCAAATACTTTACAGGAAAAAAAAGAGCTAAAAGCTCATTTAGGAAAGGGACATGTAAGCAAGGAAACATCTGTTGAGAAAAAGATAGTTGGAATACCTGAATACCCCAAGGCTGCCCAGAGAAAGATCGTAAAGGGGGGACCTGATGATTCCATTTCCAACTTTAGGCCAGATCCAATACAAAACGAAAATAAAGCTACCTACAAGCTTGATTTAACAATGGATTCCGAGGAAAAGTTTACAGTGACTGCTGAAGTGAAGGTGGAAAACATCTCAAAAGATGAGTGGAATGAAATAGTGTTTTATTTTATACCAAACGCATTCACGGAAGAAAATAAGCCTGAATCTTTGAAAAATGCTGCAGAAGTATCCATTAGCAGTATTGAACTTGATGGGGAGAAAGCCGATTATCTGTTAGACCATGATACACTGTATCTTCCTCTTGAAGAGAGCTTTAAACCAGGGGAGGAAAGATCGGTTACGGTAAGGTATACATTAACTGTACCCGAGTTTGGATTCCGTTTATCAAACAATTTTAACAATATTTATTTGGCTGAGTGGTATCCTATGCTCGCAACCTATCACTCTGGATGGAGAAAAGAAGATTACATTGTATCAGGTGAATCTTATTTTACGGATTATAGCGATTTTAAAGTGAAATATAGCCTGCCAGAAGAATATATGGTTCTGAGTACAGCGGATAATGACCCTGCTAATCCTTCTGCCAGTGGTGAACTTGAAAGTCAAAATGTGAAAGAGTTTTACATGGCTTTAATCAAGAATATGGAGGTAGTTCAACAAACCGCTGGAGACGTTGAAGTTAGAGTGGCAGGAGTGGCTTCTACAGAAAGCCTAAAACAGATACTGGATAAATCCGTTAATGTATTAAACTATTTTTCCGCCAAACTCTCTCCATATCCACAAAAACAGATTGATATCATAACGGACGAAGGTGGGATGGAATACCCTGGGATTGTGACAATCGGTCCATTTAATGAGGGTCATAAAGATGAAGGAAGAGGTTCACAATATTTTGCTCTTATCCATGAAATAGCACACCAATGGTTCTATGGAACTGTAAACAATGATCCGTACTATGACGTGTTTATTGATGAAGGCTTAACGAATTTTGCCACCTACCTATTTTTAATCGGACATGACAAAAAAACACCCGAAGAGACCTTTGCATTTGCGGAACAACATGCAGCAAGAACGACCGCACTCGCTCATCTGCCTTTGCATGAATATCTAAATGGGGGCTTTATGGGAGCAAATTATGAAATTCCTCCTTTGAAGCTTTGGGAGCTTACAGGTGGGGAAAAAGAGGCATTCGACTATTTGAGTAAATATGTTGAACTTTATTCTTATCAAGAGGTTGATACAGCTGAATGGATTCGTTTTACCAAATCTTATTTCAAACTAAATGATGATCAATTCTTTCAGGAATGGATTTCCTACGAATAG
- a CDS encoding YkyB family protein, whose translation MYNERNKIPQLRPTIENLSQAIFTVNRHAKTAPNPKFLYQLKHDAIKKMLQEGKAKKTGLHFSNNPRNSQQQSDVLVVCGQYTFHIPPTKQDFEQLPHLGKLDQSVRNPRASISLTSAKRLLSTYTGLKDSTESDAAGKTRKYAKPVFKKLGERYP comes from the coding sequence TTGTATAACGAAAGGAACAAGATCCCCCAACTCCGTCCAACGATTGAGAACCTCTCACAAGCAATCTTCACTGTGAATCGTCATGCCAAGACTGCTCCAAACCCAAAATTTTTATATCAGTTAAAACATGATGCGATTAAAAAGATGCTTCAAGAAGGAAAAGCTAAAAAAACCGGCCTTCACTTTTCCAACAACCCAAGAAACAGCCAGCAGCAATCAGACGTCCTAGTTGTTTGCGGTCAATATACCTTCCATATCCCGCCGACTAAACAGGATTTCGAGCAGCTCCCTCATTTAGGAAAGCTTGATCAGTCAGTGAGGAATCCACGTGCTTCCATTTCATTGACCAGTGCAAAAAGGTTATTGTCAACCTACACAGGCTTGAAGGATTCCACCGAGTCCGATGCAGCCGGCAAGACGAGGAAATATGCCAAACCAGTATTCAAAAAGCTTGGAGAGCGTTACCCTTAA
- a CDS encoding GNAT family N-acetyltransferase yields the protein MFYKELYVFDSNKPIKAIIRSYTKDDFEQLITVQKEAFPPPFPEELLWNTEQLNNHITLFPEGALCVEIEGRIAGSITGLIVQLAKGDEDHSWADITDNGYIRNHDPEGNTLYIVDICISPAYRKLSLGKWMMQSMYETVVQLGLDRLLGGGRMPGYHQHSADMTIDQYAEKVLQGELKDPVVSFLLRCGRTPVKPVANYLEDEESLNYGMLMEWKNPFKV from the coding sequence ATGTTTTATAAAGAGCTCTATGTATTTGACAGCAACAAACCAATAAAAGCAATCATCCGTAGTTATACAAAAGATGATTTTGAGCAGTTGATTACGGTACAAAAGGAAGCCTTTCCTCCACCTTTTCCAGAAGAACTCTTGTGGAATACCGAACAGCTGAACAATCATATCACATTATTTCCGGAAGGAGCACTTTGTGTAGAAATTGAAGGGCGGATCGCCGGATCCATAACTGGTTTGATTGTTCAGTTGGCAAAAGGCGATGAAGACCATTCGTGGGCAGACATAACCGATAACGGTTACATTCGGAATCATGATCCAGAAGGCAATACCCTTTATATTGTCGATATTTGCATAAGCCCCGCTTACCGTAAACTTAGTCTTGGAAAGTGGATGATGCAATCTATGTATGAGACAGTCGTCCAACTGGGACTTGATAGACTTTTAGGTGGCGGCCGGATGCCAGGATACCACCAGCACTCTGCTGACATGACCATAGACCAGTATGCAGAAAAAGTGCTGCAAGGAGAATTGAAGGACCCAGTCGTTTCCTTTTTGCTGCGTTGCGGCCGTACACCGGTCAAACCAGTCGCAAATTATCTGGAAGACGAAGAGTCATTGAATTATGGAATGCTGATGGAATGGAAGAATCCATTTAAAGTTTAG
- a CDS encoding DinB family protein: MNLEQMKAHYKEFDGWIHSLKGLSDAEWNMPLGEGKWSVAAVVAHLLLWDQYSLEERFPYFKEGADLPSYPDFQGVNDRAREYAENKATKEQVLDELLAIRKAYREMLEQTDSEKLAVSFRISNHQLTIGTYFEDFIQHDLHHQKQVNQVLGKTLV, from the coding sequence TTGAACTTGGAACAAATGAAAGCACATTATAAAGAATTTGATGGATGGATCCATTCACTAAAAGGACTATCGGACGCGGAGTGGAATATGCCTTTGGGAGAGGGAAAGTGGTCTGTTGCAGCGGTTGTAGCGCATTTGCTTCTTTGGGATCAATACTCATTAGAAGAAAGATTCCCTTATTTTAAAGAAGGAGCTGATCTGCCTTCCTATCCTGATTTTCAGGGTGTTAATGACCGTGCTCGTGAATATGCAGAAAATAAGGCCACAAAAGAGCAAGTTTTGGATGAACTTCTGGCAATACGAAAAGCTTATCGTGAAATGCTGGAACAAACGGACAGTGAGAAGTTGGCCGTATCCTTTAGAATCTCCAATCATCAGCTGACAATAGGGACATACTTTGAAGACTTCATCCAGCATGACCTTCATCACCAAAAGCAAGTCAATCAGGTATTAGGCAAGACACTGGTTTAA
- a CDS encoding aminotransferase A: MEHLINDRVKSIEISGIRKFFNMVADVEGMVSLTIGQPDFPTPEHVKEAGKNAIDENITTYTHNAGLIQLRKAAADFYRKKYNVDYSAEHEAIITVGASEAIDITFRSILEEGCEVIIPGPVYPGYEPIIKLCGAKPVYADIRNTQFKMTAELIEGLITDKTRCIVLPYPSNPTGVSLNEKELQEIAKLLKDKDIFVLADEIYSELVYEQQHISIAQFMKEKTIVINGLSKSHSMTGWRIGMLFAPEYLAKHILKVHQYNVTCATSISQMAALEALTTGIDDALPLKKEYASRRDYVFNRLQSMGLEVIKPDGAFYFFVKNPVSNISSFDFCMNLVNEAKLAVVPGSAFSEYGEGYFRLSYAYSMDTLKEGLDRLEKYLN; the protein is encoded by the coding sequence GTGGAACATTTAATTAACGATAGAGTAAAGAGTATTGAAATTTCGGGAATCAGGAAATTCTTTAATATGGTGGCAGATGTTGAGGGCATGGTATCACTGACTATAGGCCAGCCAGACTTTCCGACACCTGAACATGTCAAAGAAGCGGGCAAGAACGCAATAGATGAGAATATCACTACATACACTCATAATGCTGGACTGATCCAGTTAAGAAAAGCGGCAGCTGATTTTTATCGAAAAAAATATAATGTAGATTATTCGGCCGAACATGAAGCGATCATTACAGTAGGCGCGAGCGAGGCTATCGATATAACTTTCAGGAGCATTCTTGAAGAGGGATGTGAAGTCATCATCCCCGGTCCTGTTTACCCGGGGTATGAACCAATCATTAAGCTATGTGGTGCCAAACCAGTCTATGCGGATATCAGGAATACACAATTCAAGATGACTGCAGAGCTGATCGAAGGTTTGATAACTGATAAAACAAGATGTATCGTCCTTCCCTATCCATCCAATCCTACAGGAGTCAGTTTGAATGAGAAGGAGCTGCAAGAAATAGCCAAGCTTCTAAAGGACAAGGACATCTTTGTACTTGCCGATGAAATATACAGTGAGCTTGTTTACGAGCAGCAGCATATTTCCATTGCCCAGTTCATGAAAGAAAAAACAATTGTCATTAACGGTCTTTCCAAATCCCACTCAATGACCGGATGGCGGATAGGCATGCTTTTTGCACCTGAATATCTTGCAAAGCATATCCTGAAAGTTCATCAATACAATGTGACATGTGCAACTTCGATTTCGCAAATGGCTGCATTAGAGGCTTTGACAACCGGGATCGATGACGCATTGCCGTTGAAAAAGGAGTATGCTTCAAGAAGGGATTATGTTTTCAACAGACTGCAGTCAATGGGTCTTGAGGTAATCAAGCCTGATGGCGCATTTTACTTTTTTGTCAAAAACCCAGTATCCAATATTTCATCATTCGATTTTTGCATGAATTTGGTCAATGAAGCCAAGTTGGCAGTCGTTCCAGGGAGTGCTTTTTCTGAATATGGAGAGGGATATTTCCGCCTTTCCTACGCATACTCAATGGACACGCTAAAAGAAGGACTTGACCGTTTGGAAAAGTATTTGAACTAA
- a CDS encoding chemotaxis protein — protein MMSDSSILLESGTNELEIVEFGIGQNKFAINVMKVKEILNPVQVVVIPNAHPYVEGIMELRGEVLPVINVAAALGLQESTNPQQDKFIVAEFNQQKTVFHVHTVSQIHRISWTQIEKPSDMYQGQESQIIGVIKLGGDMVLFLDFEKILLEINPESGIKVSDVKKLGPRERSLKRIVIAEDSAMLRKMLHDTLTEAGFQYLEFFENGQDAITYLEHLAENDEVFSEAVQLVITDIEMPQMDGHHLTKRIKEHRILEKLPVIIFSSLITNELRHKGSVVGADAQISKPEISELVLKIDELIL, from the coding sequence ATGATGAGTGATAGCAGTATTTTATTAGAATCAGGCACGAATGAACTTGAAATCGTCGAATTTGGCATTGGCCAGAATAAATTTGCGATAAATGTCATGAAAGTAAAAGAAATTCTCAACCCTGTACAGGTAGTGGTGATTCCGAACGCCCATCCGTATGTGGAAGGAATCATGGAGTTAAGGGGCGAAGTGCTGCCAGTCATCAATGTCGCAGCGGCGTTAGGACTTCAGGAATCGACGAATCCGCAGCAGGATAAGTTCATCGTTGCAGAATTCAATCAGCAGAAGACAGTTTTCCATGTCCATACGGTTTCACAAATCCACCGCATCTCCTGGACTCAAATAGAAAAGCCGTCAGACATGTATCAGGGGCAAGAGAGCCAAATAATCGGAGTAATCAAGCTTGGTGGAGATATGGTCCTATTTCTGGACTTTGAAAAAATCCTTCTTGAAATCAATCCTGAGTCTGGAATCAAGGTGAGCGATGTCAAAAAACTTGGTCCGAGAGAACGCTCTTTGAAGAGAATCGTGATTGCGGAAGATTCAGCCATGTTAAGGAAAATGCTGCACGACACTTTAACTGAAGCGGGTTTCCAGTACCTGGAATTCTTTGAAAACGGCCAGGATGCGATAACCTATCTTGAACACCTTGCGGAGAATGATGAAGTATTTTCAGAGGCCGTACAGCTTGTCATCACAGATATAGAGATGCCGCAGATGGACGGACATCATCTGACAAAGAGGATCAAAGAGCATCGTATCCTTGAAAAACTGCCCGTCATTATTTTTTCATCTCTTATCACAAATGAATTGCGCCACAAGGGCAGCGTTGTGGGTGCCGATGCCCAAATTAGCAAGCCAGAGATTAGTGAACTGGTCCTGAAGATTGATGAGTTGATTTTATAG